The segment TCAGACCTTGAACAAGAACTTGGTCCAGAAGCCAGCGATGCCCATCAGAAGCTGCTGTGAATTTCGAGCAGCAGAACCTAATTACTAAAATGGAGCTATTGTCGTGGAGACTGCCACAGCAAGCTTTGCAAGTGGGAGGTTTAATTGGATTAGCTGTGTTTGCTGTAGGATCTGTAATAACTCTAAGTGATCAGACCCAAGAAACCTCTGCTGCAAGAGCCTGACGTCCTGCTGGCAGAAGGCAGCATGTTCACACTGCACCCTGCCAGGTGTGCAGCTCAAGGAACCTCAGCCAAGTCAGGTTTTAAGTCACCCCACAGCACGTAGGTGAGTGCAGGCTCCCAAACCCACCCATCTCACTGAATATTGCACTCTGAGCCTGAGCTGCCAGTGATACTGCCAACACCACCCTCACTGttgtgctgtgcctgcagcagctgtcaGGCCAGTAACAGCCAGTGATGGTACTGGCAAGTCTAGTAATAATATAaggcataaaaaataaaataaaataaaataaaataaaataaaataaaataaaataaaataaaataaaataaaataaaataaaataaaataaaataaaataaaataaaatagtaaaaggTGTCTCCCTTCTCTGTTCTAGCCTTGCAAACAGTGAAATGAAGGTAACTGCTGTCACTAACTGAGTGGAGAAGGATCCACATTTTCAAATCAGAGGttataaaatgtaaatagtgaACAGGGTTTCATTTTTGAGCATTTTTACCAATAGCTTTAGTGTGGGCATTTTGTCACTGGGAGGATGACAAGCCATGGCTTGTATgccaggaggggaggggacgaTTACTGCAAGAAGCAAAGAACCCCATAGGGCTGCAAAACGAAGTGTGCAGAGGATCTGACACGATGCTCCCTCGGCTGTTTTTCAGATACGTTCACATGTTCATTTTAGAGACCTCTGCCAACGTACCGAAGCCAATGAATGCTGCCCAAGCTGGTCTCTGGGAAACTACATCGCTGTCCTGTACAACAGGTCCTCTTGTTTGGAGATAACCCAAGGGGACATCTCCCACACCCTGGCCCTCCTTCGTGCCTGTGCTCCAGACTACCACAAGGGTATCCTCACTCCATCTTGCATAGGTCCTGAGACTGTGAGACAGAAACACTCTCAGTGTGCCAAAGTCCCAGAAAAATGTACCCGCTTCAATGCTATTTACCAGCTTCTTCACTTCTTGGTCGACAGAGACTTTCTTAGTCCCCAGACAATGGAGTACCAAGTGCCATCCCTCAAATACAGCCTGCTGTTTTTGCCTACAAGGAAAGGTGCATCTATGATGGGGATCTACTTAGACAATCTTGAATCCTGGGATCTGTTTGATAACTATACATCTATCACTGGAATGGACCTGGGCCTTAAACAGAAACTATTCCAGCACTACCTTTTACTGGATACCAAGTATCCAGTTCTGGCAATATTAGCTATTTTTctaagcatttctttttatttacgCTCAGTCTTTATTACTCTGATGGTCCTGCTCGCTGTTGTCAGTTCTTTGATGATCTCCTACTTCTTGTACAAGGTGGCCTTCAGATTCACCTACTTCCCTTTTGTAAACCTGACAGCGGTCATCATTCTCAGCAGCGTTTGTGCCAACCACACCTTTGTCTTCTTCGACCTCTGGAACCTCAGCAAGAGCCAGAACCCCTCCGCTGGGCTTTCTCAGTGGGTGAGTCAAACCATGCACCACTTTGCGTATCTCATGCTGGCGTCTTGCTTCACGATGGGTGCTGCCTTCTACGCCAGCTACATCAGCAATATCACAGCCATCCGCTGCTTTGCTGTCTACATGGGCACCTCTGTGCTGGTGAACCTGGTATTCATGATGACTTGGCTGCCTTCTTCGGCTGTGCTGTATGAGCGCTACATAGCAACAACCTGCATTTACAAGCCAGAAGACTACTGGAAAAACACTGGCCATAAGAGAGTCGCCCTCTCCCTCCATTACATTCTCAGGGGTCTCCAGAAGACGCTGTGTGAAACCTCCAAGCTGCTATTTGAAAAGCTTCTGCCTTGCGGGGTGATAAAGTTTCGGTACATTTGGATTTGCTGGTTTGCTGCCTTAGCAATAGGAGGTGCCTACATTTCCTGTTCCAACCCGAAACTCAAACTCCCGACTCTTGAGACGTCATCTGTTCAGGTGTTTCGGCTGAGCCACCCCTTTGAGAGGTACGATTCTGAGTACTGCCACCAGTTCATGTTTGAGAGGCTAGAGCATGGAGAAGGGCAGCATATGCCTGTCACGATAGTCTGGGGCATTCTGCCCGTGGATAATGGTGATCATTTCAACCCAAAAAGCAATGGCACCCTAGTGACTGATGCCACCTTCACAATCCAAAGCCCCGATGCCCAGAAGTGGCTCCTTGAATTCTGCCAAAAGGTGAAGAACCAAACTTTCTATTTCCCTGATGCAGAGCAGAAGTCTACTGTGTGCTTCATGGAGGAGTTTATCAGGTGGATGGACAGTCGGCAGTGCTCCCAGCGAGACCACAGCTTCAACCTTTGCTGTAACCAGTTCTCTTTCCCTTACAGAAGCGAGGTCTTCCTGCACTGTATCAAAATGATGCTCCTGGAACAAGGCAGGGAAGGGGCAGAAACATATGATCTGGGCCTCAGGTTTGATGGAGAGGGAAATCTTGCTGCCTTGGTACTGCAGTTTCAAACCATTTATCACTATAGCTTCAATTACAGCAAAGCCAAACACTTCTACGAGGAAATCAACCTCTGGGTAacagaggaaatgaaaactgCCCCCGTGGGGCTTCAGAATGGGTGGTTCACCAGTAAACTAGAGCTATACAACCTCCAGCACAGTCTGAGCACAGAAACAATGGTGGTCATGGGGCTCTCCATAGCCATTTCCttcgtggtgctgctgctcactACTTGGAACGTTCTCCTCAGCATTTTCTCTGTTACTGCCATTGCAGGCACCGTGCTGGTAACTGTTGGCCTTTTGGTCCTCTTGGAGTGGCAACTCAACGCGGTGGAGTCTCTCTTCATTTCAGCTGCAGTAGGTCTCTCTGTTGACTTTACCGTCAACTACTGCATCTCCTATCACCTGTGCCCCCATTCGGACCGCCTGAGCCGAGTGGCTTTTTCCCTGAAGCAGATGAGCTGTGCCACAGCGATGGCAGCTTCTGCCCTCTTCTCCGCTGGGGTCATTATGCTGCCTGCTACGGTCCTGGCATATCGGAAGTTAGGTATATTCATAATGATGATCAAGTGTATCAGCTGTGGGTTTGCCAGCTTCTTCTTCCAGTCACTGTGCTGCTTCTTTGGCCCAGAGAAGAACTGCGGGCAGATCCTTTGGCCTTGTGCCCACAACATGAAAGACTATTCTGATGACTCTGGGCCAAATGGAAGCTATGCCTGTGGGGGAAATGAGAAGCAAAACCGATTGCGGAAGGTCCAGGAGTCCAACACCGCAAATGAACAGTATGAGCTCCAGCCTTTGTCAAGAAAACTCAGCGACAGTTTTGACAACAGCACTTCTACAAGCAAGCTGTCCAACAGGCCATCAGTGCTCTCTGAAGACACGCAGGTTGAAGATAACAGATGCCCAAGAATAGGAATGCACCCTTCCCttgaaagagagagacagaatcTGCAGGAGACCCTCGGAGACCAGCAGGTTGGCCTGTGCCAGTGTCCTGCCTTGCAAACTTCCTCTCCTTACAAGCACAGCAGCTCAGGAGCAGAAATTCACAGGGAGAGACTCTGCAGAGATTGTCAGTGTCAAAAGTACGGTCCAAAAGCTTGGGATGGATCTGGGCTGGACTATATCCAGCCAGCTGGTGTGAAAGAAGAAGGGCAGCTCAATAAATCACAGTGCTCTAGTGACACTGCCCAGCAGCAGTCGGATTATACCTCAGACAACAGCCATCTTCCTGCTGCTGACATCTACAAAATTCACAGATGCCTTTGTTCTCTTGGCAGCTCTTTTGACATGCTCAACATCTCCAGTGAGACATCGATTAGCGATTTCGAGCAAGGCCTAAAGCTTGCTGAATCAGCCAGTTCTTGTCCTGATGTCTTAGAGCTGTCTGATTCGTACAGTCAAACAGAAAGAGGTTACTTGAACGGGAAGAGAGATACCCTGCGGCTGGACCTGAGGGAGACAGTCTTTGATATCTCTCCAGCAGCATCGCAGCAAAACAGCTCTTCATGGAAGAATCGATTTGGATTAGGGAGCGAAGGCCCGGTGGTGTTACCGAACAGCCAACCAGACATGCCTGATGTTTGGATCAAGCGATCCAGCGCACAAAGTTCTGGTTACAACAGCTGAAGtcttgcagaaaacaaaactgtacTGCTAGGGAAAGGGGAAGTCAAAATCTCCTTGGAACTGTAAATATCACTTTCCTCCCACCTCTCCTTCGGCTGAGACTATTTCTTAGTATTTCAGCTGTGCAAATACCTGTGTTTTCACAGAACCAGCAAACACAATACTAGTGAGAGGGTGCGAGATCAATCATGACAGAGTACAAGCCCTTTGACCTTCCAGTGTCCTGTGTCATGTTCACAGCTGTACTGCAGAACTTATCGAGTAAACCTGTTTTGTCATTTCCTAAACAGTGATTCGATTTTTCTTGTCAAGCTGCCTAGGAGAGACATAATGAGAGAGATGAAACTCCCCAGATATTCAAAGACAAAGagctcatggaaaaaaaaaaaaaaaaaaaagaagaagaaaacaaaagaaaaaaagcaaagaaaaaaaagccaaaacccAAACCTGCAGCTATAGAAAATCTAGATTTCAAGTGGAGtgtattgttaaaaaaaaaaaaagtctttcatttttttactgAATCAGAAACTGCTTTATGTGAAGTCCAAGTTCACAGATCTCTACAAAACCGAtacaaaaaaatctcatcaaGACCTTTCAGTTGATGCAGCCTCTTATCGATCATGAAGGAGGCTGTAGAATCAAGCCCAAATCTATTTTTAGGAACAGTTTCAATTTGTTTTATCAGACAAATTACTGGTACTGCCAAAGATTTTCAGTGTGAGATTTCTCCTTTGAGAAAAGTGTCCTCATTCCTGCAGTGATTTGGGTGCTTTGTGTTTCATCTCCATAGCTTATTTCCACTCAAAGCTACAAAGatgtaactttttaaaatttgcataTCCGATGACTCTTgaattttacatgttttttctctaccagaaacaaacagaaaaacaggtaCTTCCATGCCTTTGTctgttgaaagaaaagaaaagaaaaaaaaaaaagaaaaaacattcccTCTAGACGTTgatgtaaaataaatgcttatgACAAACTTTTCTAAATCTGTGTGATGCTTCATTTTCACCAAGAATActgcagttaattttctttaagtGCTTAATGTGCTTTCCAGTATcatcagcagaaggaaaatacatattttaagagATTCCCTCATTTTGACATCCAGGAGTTTTCTGGGCTCTGTTGGAGAGTGACCACGACTACCTAATGGCACTTAGGAATATGCTCTTTTAAAGCTGAAACCCTTCTTGAAACATAAGGCACATTTCAGTTGCAGATTTCCATGCCGTAGCTCTCAAGTACTGGGTGTTTGGGGCAGTGTTTCGGCAACCACAGCTGCTCCCTGGCTGCGGGACAACACCGACTGAAATCCTCTCTGCACCAAAACCTCCTCCCGTTACCATTTGCAGGGGCTTCCCCCCCATTTTGAAAACCCTGTTTTCacagcgaaaaaaaaaaaacttagaaaTGTAACCACTGCACACAGCCCACTCGGGGCGGTTTGAGCCACCTCAAGCACAGGAGGCACACCCAAGGCTCAGCAGCGAGCGAAACTCCCCCTGAGGGTCTCAAACACCTCCAGGGCTCCGCTTCCCGAGCGGCCACCCGGCGGTGGGAGACAGCAGGTAGCGCCCTGCCCACCCCCTCAGTGCGGCCGCCATTTGCCCCGCGCCTCCCCTCAGGGGAGAGCTCTTCCCCGCTGCCATGCGCGGGGCGCTCCTGCGCATGCGCGGCGCCGCCCGACCGTTGGGCGCCCGCTCCGGTTCAAACGGCGGCTGAGGGAGCGGGCGGCTCGTGTGGGAGCGGAGCGGAACCGGAGCCGATTCGGAGCGGAAACGGAGCCAAAACGGAGCCCTGTGGGTGAGTCCAGGCCCCCGGAGAGCCCAGGGTGCTGAAGGGAGGCCTGGGAGGGAGCTGTGGTGCAGCCGTGGGTTTCGCTCCATGGAGTTTTTGTGGGTGGTCTGGGCCCGTTTTGTTAAACGCCCTTGTAGCGGTTTGCTGCTGTGTGAGGAACCCGTCTTTAAAAGGTAAAATGTGGGGAGCTGGTCCCTAgagggctgcccagagaggctgtgggtgccctggaggtgttcaaggccaggctggagggggctctgggcaacctggtctgtgGAAGGTGACCCTGccgtggcagggg is part of the Anas platyrhynchos isolate ZD024472 breed Pekin duck chromosome 5, IASCAAS_PekinDuck_T2T, whole genome shotgun sequence genome and harbors:
- the DISP2 gene encoding protein dispatched homolog 2, producing MEAAPASAEPRRGEPRPQGSREKRNAGPCQTCLAMPEIANTEPSYSGTSWERICPVHHCPVPASPRLGGDHLPSSSRTLGPVPTQSNGQVPSSSQDSQQHHLYYPCNQQEPRGSYGLPQLPGHGERSMLCSHLSSGDPTPAPHRQVSETPWKQWSPGQRPSRPVQHHVVTVRHDKAFRMPKSYSQMIAEWPVAVLVLCSVMVVVCTLAGLLVGNLPDFSEPLMGFEPRDTDIGRKLVVWRNVESHTGYKKTFSLSPYTEKKSYDDIGISRGQKADQGGQEARTRRMVEQIYGADGFFCGPPEKSYSQLVFMSTTAGSLWNLQAIQSMCQIEQDKIRSHVHFRDLCQRTEANECCPSWSLGNYIAVLYNRSSCLEITQGDISHTLALLRACAPDYHKGILTPSCIGPETVRQKHSQCAKVPEKCTRFNAIYQLLHFLVDRDFLSPQTMEYQVPSLKYSLLFLPTRKGASMMGIYLDNLESWDLFDNYTSITGMDLGLKQKLFQHYLLLDTKYPVLAILAIFLSISFYLRSVFITLMVLLAVVSSLMISYFLYKVAFRFTYFPFVNLTAVIILSSVCANHTFVFFDLWNLSKSQNPSAGLSQWVSQTMHHFAYLMLASCFTMGAAFYASYISNITAIRCFAVYMGTSVLVNLVFMMTWLPSSAVLYERYIATTCIYKPEDYWKNTGHKRVALSLHYILRGLQKTLCETSKLLFEKLLPCGVIKFRYIWICWFAALAIGGAYISCSNPKLKLPTLETSSVQVFRLSHPFERYDSEYCHQFMFERLEHGEGQHMPVTIVWGILPVDNGDHFNPKSNGTLVTDATFTIQSPDAQKWLLEFCQKVKNQTFYFPDAEQKSTVCFMEEFIRWMDSRQCSQRDHSFNLCCNQFSFPYRSEVFLHCIKMMLLEQGREGAETYDLGLRFDGEGNLAALVLQFQTIYHYSFNYSKAKHFYEEINLWVTEEMKTAPVGLQNGWFTSKLELYNLQHSLSTETMVVMGLSIAISFVVLLLTTWNVLLSIFSVTAIAGTVLVTVGLLVLLEWQLNAVESLFISAAVGLSVDFTVNYCISYHLCPHSDRLSRVAFSLKQMSCATAMAASALFSAGVIMLPATVLAYRKLGIFIMMIKCISCGFASFFFQSLCCFFGPEKNCGQILWPCAHNMKDYSDDSGPNGSYACGGNEKQNRLRKVQESNTANEQYELQPLSRKLSDSFDNSTSTSKLSNRPSVLSEDTQVEDNRCPRIGMHPSLERERQNLQETLGDQQVGLCQCPALQTSSPYKHSSSGAEIHRERLCRDCQCQKYGPKAWDGSGLDYIQPAGVKEEGQLNKSQCSSDTAQQQSDYTSDNSHLPAADIYKIHRCLCSLGSSFDMLNISSETSISDFEQGLKLAESASSCPDVLELSDSYSQTERGYLNGKRDTLRLDLRETVFDISPAASQQNSSSWKNRFGLGSEGPVVLPNSQPDMPDVWIKRSSAQSSGYNS